From one Mya arenaria isolate MELC-2E11 chromosome 4, ASM2691426v1 genomic stretch:
- the LOC128229808 gene encoding density-regulated protein homolog, translating to MAEATAPLAAVDRQFLEYTGPVAGVKYPVKVKYCGECSMPIEYCEFYPNYEKCKKWLEMHLPDQFEKLMVLRGEGESGGDVDDGEKKKRQTRGGKGTVKARKKAEPLGIKLGTAKRGKKKTVTIVMGLASYEIDLKEASKFFANKFACGSTIQGEDEIVIQGDVKFDLFDILPEKWKIINEDDIDDIGEIKK from the exons ATGGCAGAAGCTACAGCTCCTCTAGCGGCTGTTGACCGTCAGTTTCTGGAGTACACAGGCCCTGTAGCTGGTGTCAAGTATCCCGTGAAGGTCAAGTACTGTGGAG agtGCAGTATGCCGATTGAg TATTGTGAGTTCTACCCTAACTATGAGAAGTGCAAGAAATGGCTGGAAATGCACCTTCCTGATCAGTTTGAAAAGCTGATGGTCCTGAGAG GTGAGGGTGAGAGCGGCGGTGATGTGGATGATGGAGAGAAGAAGAAGCGGCAGACCCGAGGTGGTAAGGGCACTGTCAAGGCCAGGAAGAAGGCTGAGCCCCTCGGTATCAAACTGGGCACAGCAAAAAGGGGCAAAAAGAAAACTGTGACCATTGTTATGGGTCTGGCCTCATATG AAATAGACTTGAAGGAGGCGAGCAAATTCTTCGCAAACAAGTTTGCCTGTGGATCAACGATCCAGGGGGAAGATGAGATCGTCATACAAGGGGACGTGAAGTTTGACCTCTTTGACATCCTTCCAGAAAAGTGGAAAATT